GTGAATACGACCCATTCGTCTTCAATCTGCCAGCCATGCTTATGCTGCATCCAGTTTTTCAATGCTTCATGGTAGCTAGTGGATTTGAAGGAATAGCCGATAACACCATGTTCGGCGCTATTTTGCAGTGCTTGCTGTATAGGCTGCGCAATTGCATAATCCATGTCTGCGACCCATAATGGCAGCACATCTTCCGTGCCAAATATATGATGCAGCAAGTCCCATTTCTCTGAATTGGTGCCTTTTCGTTGCGGCGGGTGATCAAAATGCGGGGTGTAATCCATACGTGTAGCCTCCACTTCGGCGGCAGCGCTATCTGTGTATACGCGCTGATACGCCCTATATTTGCTATGACTCATTTTGGGAGCGGGTGTCGGGTGGTTGGTGTGAGAATCATGAGGGGATTCCGGGTCTTTATACCAAAACGAAATCAAGATTATGTTTATCATAACACGTTTGATAGGGAGGGCAAGCCTGATTAAACCTACTGATTTACTGGTTTTCTGTTGCTATCCGTTGATTGTTCCCTGTACTATCGATTCATGGCATGAATAAAAAGACAGCCTATTCCGGCAACTGAAATGTTGAAGGAAATAGGCTGTCTTTTTGTTAGCAAATGCTACGTCTCACATTGTATTTGCAATATATGAGTATGATATCAGATCAAATCAAGAATCTCGTCGACGCGCTCTAGGCGGTAGTCGGCATCTTGGGAGTGGAGACCAGCGTCGCCTACGGCAGCTACGTTCATGCCTCCAGCGATGGCAGCTTGGACACCAGCTTCGGCATCTTCGACGACAAGGCATTCTTCAGGTGCAGTGTCCAGACGTTCGGCTGCTAGCAGGAATACCTCGGGATCGGGCTTACTGCGGGTAATGTCATTGCCGTCAGCAACAGCGTCAAACGCTTTGGACAGACCGATTTGCTCCAGAATGGTCGGTGTGTTTTTGCTAGAAGAGCCGATAGCGATTTTGACTTTGCGCTTTTTCAGCTCGTCGATCGTTTCTTTTGCACCGGGCAGCAGGTCTTTGGGACTCAGTTCGTGCAGGGACTCGCGGTAAAATTCATTTTTCCGTTCCGCCAGCTTTTGCTTTTCTTCCGGTGTATACGTACGGGTCGCCTGTTCCAGAATGATGTCCAGACTTTCCATTCGGCTCACGCCGCGCAGACGGTTGTTGATCGTCTCGTTAAATGGAATGCCTTCCTCATCGCTGATTTTTTTCCAAGCCTTGTAGTGAAATTGGTCGGTCGATACGATAACTCCATCCAGGTCAAAAATAACGGCTTTGATCGTCATGATTGCTTCCTCCTCTATGGCTGGCAAGTGTACATCTTCTCTGATTCATGGTGTCAATAGTAGCAATTGACCGGGCAACAGAATATGCCGTACAGTCCATGATGTTCTCAGCTATTTATAAACACAAACCGCTTACCTGTACCTATTCAGCCAAAAAAACTTTAACATCTAACCACCCAATAGATCGGTAATCCTGCGAGTAGCCCTATTGTTTTGAGGCTAATGTTAACTCGATTCCTCTTGCATAATGATTGGGTTAGGCTTCGCGTTTCGGGCATACCGAGCAGTAGGCAGCATCGTCGGCAGATTGATAATACAGACAGCAGGTTTGCCGCACGCGACGCGGCGTATCCGATCCTGGTAGCGGACGCTTCGGTGTAT
The window above is part of the Paenibacillus sp. JQZ6Y-1 genome. Proteins encoded here:
- the pgmB gene encoding beta-phosphoglucomutase, which encodes MTIKAVIFDLDGVIVSTDQFHYKAWKKISDEEGIPFNETINNRLRGVSRMESLDIILEQATRTYTPEEKQKLAERKNEFYRESLHELSPKDLLPGAKETIDELKKRKVKIAIGSSSKNTPTILEQIGLSKAFDAVADGNDITRSKPDPEVFLLAAERLDTAPEECLVVEDAEAGVQAAIAGGMNVAAVGDAGLHSQDADYRLERVDEILDLI